CTTGGCTGCGGCTTTCTCTGCTTTCTTGGCTTTCATCTCTGCTTTCTTTGCTTGATCCTTCTCTTTCTTGGCCTTGGCTCGTTCTTTGACCTTCTCCGCCTGTTCCTTGGCCTTGTCCTTTGCTGGGTCCAATTTGAATGAACCGGAAGCTCCCTTGCCCTTGGTCTGGATAAGAACTCCCTTCTGCACACCGGTATTGAGGGCTTTTCGGATGAAAACGGCCTGCCTGTCCATGTCGACTTGGAATGTGTCCTTGATGTACTTTCTGATGGCTTGACTGGACGAACCGTTTTTCTCCTTCAGTGCCACGATAGCGGCAACCACCATCTTGATTGCTGGAGGGTGGGCCCGAACGGTTGCAGACTTTTTCACGGTAGCCATGATGATAGAGAGAGATGATGCGAGGGAATCGTTTCGTAAGAAGCTTTACAGCGAGCAATACTGATGAGACCCACCGGACCGTCAGCCTTTTTCAAGGGTCACGGGTGGCTCTGAGCAGCCCCTGGGTCCATTCACGCTGCTCAATCAACCGGCGAGACTCGGCGGTTCGCGTGGAGCTGGAATTTACTCCAATAttagtgtgtttcatttttcttctgatttgcaaaattcttgtttaaaatagcatcggacaatttccccataactgtagatgtgttggtcaagttctaacctttccatgcatacaattttctttaacGAGGTCTCAATATCTAAGCCTGAAACGACCActatgaaatgacattgtttccgatagtgaaattttattcatttttttgtcgcatATAATGTTACATCGATTTATGTAACATAtgattattgctttaaataatgatgatgatcttaGCAAGTCAATTAATCCAATCACGCAATAgttgttgtaaaattgtcttgcgacaatttcgagaaacaaactcgtttttgttatttgggcaTTATTGGTGCTTAAGGCAGTGGAGTCGCATGCAAGTTGATACATTCTTACTATTTCCGCCCTTCTGTGTACCCCCCCCGTGTCTCTACTGCCCCccttcagaaaacaaacaaacaaactaacaaacaccgcatagttatgtaaattggtacgtttgtttacatcaaattcatcgtgtttcgccattttgttttgttgcataatgcccccctacatcaccgctgcttttatgtaaacttgtgagtttgtttttattagatccatcgtttttcgccattttgtttctgttacatagtgtttttgatcaaactagttacttatttatgtaatgtttatgtatttaatattttggatgtattttttttatcgaaacaaataaattatctgccgatgtgattatttaatttttcaattatttttcctagacaaatgcaggtaatagtctctttttgtaagttgtggctctgaaaagagccgtttggtttggttgattgtcccgggtgggaactgactacttctttggcttggtggtcttcttcggctttgctgctttggtggccttctttgcctttggctttggACTCTTTGCGGCTTTGCTGGGCTTGGCGACTTTCTTTGATGGCTTGGCTGCTGTTTTCTTGGCTGCAACTTTCTTGGTGGGTGTCTTCTTGACGATTTTCTTTGGAGTCTTCTTCTTGGTTATCTTGGTTTTCTTGGCCTTCTCCTTCTTGGCTGCGGCTTTCTCTGCTTTCTTGGCTTTCATCTCTGCTTTCTTTGCTTGATCCTTCTCTTTCTTGGCCTTGGCTCGTTCTTTGACCTTCTCCGCCTGTTCCTTGGCCTTGTCCTTTGCTGGGTCCAATTTGAATGAACCGGAAGCTCCCTTGCCCTTGGTCTGGATAAGAACTCCCTTCTGCACACCGGTATTGAGGGCTTTTCGGATGAAAACGGCCTGCCTGTCCATGTCGACTTGGAATGTGTCCTTGATGTACTTTCTGATGGCTTGACTGGACGAACCGTTTTTCTCCTTCAGTGCCACGATAGCGGCAACCACCATCTTGATTGCTGGAGGGTGGGCCCGAACGGTTGCAGACTTTTTCACGGTAGCCATGATGATAGAGAGAGATGATGCGAGGGAATCGTTTCGTAAGAAGCTTTACAGCGAGCAATACTGATGAGACCCACCGGACCGTCAGCCTTTTTCAAGGGTCACGGGTGGCTCTGAGCAGCCCCTGGGTCCATTCACGCTGCTCAATCAACCGGCGAGACTCGGCGGTTCGCGTGGAGCTGGAATTTACTCCAATAttagtgtgtttcatttttcttctgatttgcaaaattcttgtttaaaatagcatcggacaatttccccataactgtagatgtgttggtcaagttctaacctttccatgcatacaattttctttaacGAGGTCTCAATATCTAAGCCTGAAACGACCActatgaaatgacattgtttccgatagtgaaattttattcatttttttgtcgcatATAATGTTACATCGATTTATGTAACATAtgattattgcttcaaataatgatgatgatcttaGCAAGTCAATTAATCCAATCACGCAATAgttgttgtaaaattgtcttgcgacaatttcgagaaacaaactcgtttttgttatttgggcaTTATTGGTGCTTAAGGCAGTGGAGTCGCATGCAAGTTGATACATTCTTACTATTTCCGCCCTTCTGTGTACCCCCCCGTGTCTCTACTGCCCCccttcagaaaacaaacaaacaaactaacaaacaccgcatatttatgtaaattggtacgtttgtttacatcaaattcatcgtgtttcgccattttgttttgttgcataatgcccccctacatcaccgctgcttttatgtaaacttgtgggtttgtttttattagatccatcgtttttcgccattttgtttctgttacatagtgtttttgatcaaactagttacttatttatgtaatgtttatgtatttaatattttggatgtattttttttatcgaaacaaataaattatctgccgatgtgattatttaatttttcaattatttttcctagacaaatgcaggtaatagtctctttttgtaagttgtggctctgaaaagagccgtttggtttggttgattgtcccgggtgggaactgactacttctttggcttggtggtcttcttcggctttgctgctttggtggccttctttgcctttggctttggACTCTTTGCGGCTTTGCTGGGCTTGGCGACTTTCTTTGATGGCTTGGCTGCTGTTTTCTTGGCTGCAACTTTCTTGGTGGGTGTCTTCTTGACGATTTTCTTT
Above is a genomic segment from Asterias rubens chromosome 10, eAstRub1.3, whole genome shotgun sequence containing:
- the LOC117295581 gene encoding histone H1.1, embryonic-like, with protein sequence MATVKKSATVRAHPPAIKMVVAAIVALKEKNGSSSQAIRKYIKDTFQVDMDRQAVFIRKALNTGVQKGVLIQTKGKGASGSFKLDPAKDKAKEQAEKVKERAKAKKEKDQAKKAEMKAKKAEKAAAKKEKAKKTKITKKKTPKKIVKKTPTKKVAAKKTAAKPSKKVAKPSKAAKSPKPKGGSRDTGGTQKGGNSKNVSTCMRLHCLKHQ
- the LOC117295582 gene encoding histone H1-gamma, late-like, which encodes MATVKKSATVRAHPPAIKMVVAAIVALKEKNGSSSQAIRKYIKDTFQVDMDRQAVFIRKALNTGVQKGVLIQTKGKGASGSFKLDPAKDKAKEQAEKVKERAKAKKEKDQAKKAEMKAKKAEKAAAKKEKAKKTKITKKKTPKKIVKKTPTKKVAAKKTAAKPSKKVAKPSKAAKSPKPKWSFQA